From Serratia fonticola:
TCGCCCACGCGGTTGCACCCCGCCACGTAAATCTGGTTTTCGATCGCCCGTGCCGCCAGCAGCGTTTGCCAATGCATGCTGCGCGCAGCTGGCCAGTTGGCCACATACAGGGCCAGATCGTAATCCTGCTGATAGCGTGACCACACCGGGAAGCGCAGGTCATAACAGATCTGCGGCAGGATACGCCAGCCGCGCCATTCGAAAATGGTGCGCCGTTTCCCAGCCTGATAGTGCTGGTGTTCACCGGCCATGCGGAACAGATGGCGTTTATCATAGCCATGCACCTTGCCGCCTGGCTCCACCAGCAGGAAACGGTTAACCGCCCCTTCGGCAGTTTTCAACGCTACGCTGCCACCCACCAAGGCGTTGGTTTTCACCGCCCAGGTATGTAACCAGTCAATCACCTGTTGTTCTGGCAACGCGCTTTCCCCGGCATCCATAGCAAAGCCGGTAGTAAACATTTCCGGCAGTACAATCAGATCGCGGCCGGTAATTGAGGGCAACAAGGCATCGAACTGGCGCAGGTTGGCCTCACCTTGGCGCCAGACCAGCGGTTGCTGCAACAGGGTAATTTTTAGAGTCGACATAGGCGCTCCGCAGCGGCATCCAGCGTGGCATCTTGCTTCGCGAAGCACAGCCGGATCAGTTTATGAGGGAAAGGGGCGGCACAGAAAACGGACAGCGGGATCGCCGCCACGCCTGCGTGCTCGGTCAGCCAATGGCAGAAGGCGACGTCATCCAGATCGGAAATGGCGCTGTAATCGGCCAGTAAGAAGTAAGTGCCTTCACAGGGCAGAATTTCCAGCCTGCTGTTAGCTAGCGCCTGCACAAATCGATCGCGTTTGGCTCGGTAGAACGCGGGTAGCTGCTGCCAGTGTTCTGGCTCATTGCGCAGCATATCGGCCAAGGCTAACTGGGCAGGGGTGTTGACCGAGAACGTCAGATACTGGTGAACCTTGCGCACCTCGGCGCTTAACGCTGCCGGGGCCACGCAATAACCCACTTTCCAGCCGGTCATATGGAAGGTTTTGCCAAACGAGGAAACGGCTATCGCCCGCTGACGCAGTTGCGGATGGGCCAACACGCTGGCGTGCCCCCCTTTGGCAAAGCAGATATGCTCGTAAACCTCATCGCTCAGGATATAGATTTCCCGATCGGCGATGGCGGCCCATAGCTGCTGCATATCCTCTGCCGACCAGGCCGTGGCGGAGGGGTTCTGCGGAGTGTTGAGGATGACCAGCCGCGTGCGCGGTGAAAGCTGTTCGGCAAACCGTTGCCAATCCACTTTGAAGGCGGGTGGTTGCAGGGCAATGCGTTTCAGAACGCCGCCGGAAAGCTGTACCGCCGGGGCATAGCTGTCGTAGCTTGGGTCGAAGCAAATCACTTCATCGCCGGAGCGAACCAGGGCGCTGATTGCAGCGAACAACGCTTCGGTGGCACCCGCAGTGACGGTCACTTCACTATTGGCATCGGGCTGCCAGCCGTAGAGCTGAGCAGTTTTTTCCGCAATAGCCTCACGCAATGGCGCTGCGCCCGTCATCGGTGCGTATTGGTTTGCCCCCTGGCTGACGTGCCAGCTCAGGCGCTGTTTTAAATACTCCGGGCCATCAAAATCCGGGAAGCCCTGCGACAGGTTGATCGCCTGATGCTGCTGCGCCAGAGCGCTCATCTGGGTAAAAATGGTGGTGCCGAGGTCGGGTAACTTGCTGGCTGGGACAGGTGCGGTACTCATATCCGGCTATTTCTCCTGGCGCGTATGTTGCGAATAATATAGCACGATGTTAATGTTTAGCAATCAAGACGTTTAGACGTCCGTAGCCATCAGGAAACAAGACGGAATGACAGTAAACCCGCAATTATCTGCCCTATTGGCCGCCTGCCACTGGATCGGTGAG
This genomic window contains:
- a CDS encoding amidohydrolase, with the translated sequence MSTLKITLLQQPLVWRQGEANLRQFDALLPSITGRDLIVLPEMFTTGFAMDAGESALPEQQVIDWLHTWAVKTNALVGGSVALKTAEGAVNRFLLVEPGGKVHGYDKRHLFRMAGEHQHYQAGKRRTIFEWRGWRILPQICYDLRFPVWSRYQQDYDLALYVANWPAARSMHWQTLLAARAIENQIYVAGCNRVGEDGNGLNYSGDSLIISPQGERLASAEAGQAARLDAELSLETLQTYRAAFPAWRDADGFQLRD
- a CDS encoding pyridoxal phosphate-dependent aminotransferase; protein product: MSTAPVPASKLPDLGTTIFTQMSALAQQHQAINLSQGFPDFDGPEYLKQRLSWHVSQGANQYAPMTGAAPLREAIAEKTAQLYGWQPDANSEVTVTAGATEALFAAISALVRSGDEVICFDPSYDSYAPAVQLSGGVLKRIALQPPAFKVDWQRFAEQLSPRTRLVILNTPQNPSATAWSAEDMQQLWAAIADREIYILSDEVYEHICFAKGGHASVLAHPQLRQRAIAVSSFGKTFHMTGWKVGYCVAPAALSAEVRKVHQYLTFSVNTPAQLALADMLRNEPEHWQQLPAFYRAKRDRFVQALANSRLEILPCEGTYFLLADYSAISDLDDVAFCHWLTEHAGVAAIPLSVFCAAPFPHKLIRLCFAKQDATLDAAAERLCRL